From the genome of Segatella hominis, one region includes:
- a CDS encoding tetratricopeptide repeat protein: MAKNNVQAPESESLNIHEAFFLKNKKLILGAVVAIIVIIAGIFVYNNQIAGPREDKASTMLGKGQTYFNNEMYDQALNGDGAGFVGFAKIASDYSGTKAANLANLYAGLCYANLGKWAEAQKSLDAFSSKGDQMISPAAQAALGDAYAHLNQLDKAVEAFKKAASMADDKAQDDANNSLSPTFLIKAGEILESQGKKADALSIYQDIKKKYVNSMLVQSSEIDKYIERASN; the protein is encoded by the coding sequence ATGGCAAAAAACAACGTACAGGCTCCAGAAAGCGAGAGCCTTAACATTCATGAGGCCTTCTTCTTGAAAAACAAGAAGTTGATTCTCGGCGCAGTAGTTGCTATCATTGTAATTATTGCAGGTATTTTCGTTTACAACAATCAGATTGCTGGTCCACGTGAGGACAAAGCAAGTACTATGTTAGGCAAAGGTCAGACTTATTTCAACAATGAAATGTATGATCAGGCTCTCAATGGCGATGGTGCTGGCTTTGTAGGTTTTGCAAAAATTGCAAGTGACTACAGCGGCACAAAAGCTGCAAATCTGGCCAATCTCTATGCAGGTCTTTGCTATGCAAACCTTGGCAAGTGGGCTGAAGCACAGAAAAGCCTTGATGCTTTTTCTTCTAAAGGTGATCAGATGATTAGTCCTGCAGCACAAGCAGCTTTAGGTGATGCTTATGCACATCTCAACCAGCTCGACAAAGCAGTGGAAGCATTTAAGAAGGCTGCAAGCATGGCTGATGACAAGGCACAAGACGATGCAAACAACAGTCTCTCTCCTACTTTCCTCATCAAAGCAGGTGAAATTCTTGAAAGCCAGGGAAAGAAGGCCGACGCTTTGAGCATCTACCAGGACATCAAGAAAAAATATGTAAACTCTATGCTCGTTCAGAGTTCAGAGATTGATAAATACATCGAAAGAGCTTCCAACTAA
- a CDS encoding 5-formyltetrahydrofolate cyclo-ligase: MNKQELRTEIRNRKRQFTQAQLGELSLSIIMQLKKHPRLRKAQTILLYYSLPDEVNTHEWIDEIVAEGKKVLLPVVTDGENMILREYTGKKDLKEGNYHILEPSGTLFSEKRYGEIEVGIIPGMSFDDKGHRLGRGKGYYDRFLKKIPSIYKIGVCYSFQKESSIPYEKHDKIMDEIITDI; the protein is encoded by the coding sequence ATGAACAAACAAGAACTCAGAACAGAGATACGAAATAGAAAGCGACAGTTTACCCAAGCACAACTGGGAGAGCTGTCGCTCTCTATTATTATGCAATTAAAAAAGCATCCCCGTTTAAGAAAAGCACAAACGATACTGCTATACTATTCATTACCGGATGAAGTAAATACACATGAATGGATAGATGAAATCGTAGCCGAAGGAAAAAAAGTCCTACTACCTGTAGTTACAGACGGAGAAAACATGATTTTAAGAGAATATACAGGGAAAAAGGATCTTAAGGAAGGTAATTATCATATCCTAGAACCAAGCGGAACTCTATTTTCTGAAAAAAGATACGGAGAAATCGAAGTAGGAATCATTCCTGGTATGAGCTTTGATGACAAAGGACACCGCCTGGGCAGAGGTAAAGGATATTACGATCGATTCTTAAAGAAAATTCCATCCATCTATAAAATCGGAGTCTGCTATAGTTTTCAGAAAGAATCTTCGATTCCTTATGAAAAACATGATAAAATCATGGATGAAATTATTACTGATATCTAA
- a CDS encoding DUF6048 family protein yields MQRNLISSYISALAISILLLFASVPTFAQSKVKKVIAQADTIPLLRGVAISVDAFGAGQMLLGDYGQYEAALRINLKDKYFPVVELGLGKADAKDEGTNLHYKTSAPYARIGMDWNLMKNKHDIYRLYGGLRYAFTSYKYDLTGPEMTDPIWGTTSPYEAKDVSCNYHWMEILFGVDAKIWGPIRMGWSVRYRRRIAHNNGELGNTWYVPGFGKQGNSRFGGTFNIAYEF; encoded by the coding sequence ATGCAACGAAATCTCATTTCCTCATATATTTCGGCACTCGCGATTAGCATTCTATTACTTTTCGCAAGCGTCCCAACCTTTGCACAGTCAAAAGTAAAGAAAGTGATCGCTCAGGCTGACACCATACCTCTATTAAGAGGCGTGGCTATAAGTGTTGATGCTTTTGGAGCAGGACAGATGCTGCTTGGCGACTACGGTCAGTATGAAGCAGCCTTGCGCATCAACCTAAAAGACAAGTACTTCCCTGTCGTTGAATTAGGTTTAGGAAAAGCAGACGCCAAGGACGAAGGAACCAATCTGCACTATAAGACAAGTGCACCCTATGCCCGTATCGGTATGGATTGGAACCTGATGAAGAACAAGCATGACATCTACCGTCTCTATGGTGGTCTGAGATATGCTTTCACTTCCTACAAATATGACTTGACTGGTCCGGAGATGACAGATCCCATCTGGGGCACCACCTCTCCATACGAAGCAAAAGATGTATCCTGCAACTATCACTGGATGGAAATACTTTTTGGGGTAGATGCCAAGATTTGGGGACCCATCAGAATGGGTTGGAGTGTAAGATACAGACGCCGTATCGCCCACAACAATGGAGAACTGGGAAATACATGGTATGTTCCAGGATTTGGAAAACAGGGAAATTCCCGTTTCGGAGGCACATTCAACATCGCATACGAGTTTTAA
- the recF gene encoding DNA replication/repair protein RecF (All proteins in this family for which functions are known are DNA-binding proteins that assist the filamentation of RecA onto DNA for the initiation of recombination or recombinational repair.) encodes MILENISILNYKNIKGVNLDLSPKINCLIGHNGVGKTNFLDAIYYLSFCRSANNPIDSQIIMHDENFFMLEGKYRTEQGDIENIYCGMKRGTKKHFKRNKKEYKRLSQHIGLVPLIYVSPSDSSLIEGGSEERRRLMDVVISQYDHSYIELLANYNKALQQRNALLKMEEEPDLSLLDIWEQEMARNGELLFQKRLAFVEELVPVFQRIYQQISGQREMVSLRYVSHCQRGSLLDVIQRDRFKDRAVGYSLHGVHRDDLEMLIGDFQMKREGSQGQNKTFVLALKLAQFDFLRRTSSITTPLLLLDDIFDKLDAQRVESIVQLVSGDNFGQIFITDTNRDHLDKILSKSDGEYKIFTVEGGDIELMANS; translated from the coding sequence ATGATTTTAGAGAATATTTCCATCTTAAATTATAAGAACATAAAGGGAGTGAATTTGGATTTGTCCCCAAAAATCAATTGTCTTATCGGCCATAACGGCGTAGGTAAGACTAATTTTTTGGATGCAATCTATTACCTCTCCTTTTGTCGTAGTGCCAATAATCCTATTGACTCTCAGATTATCATGCATGATGAGAATTTCTTTATGCTTGAAGGGAAATATCGCACAGAACAGGGTGATATCGAGAATATTTATTGTGGTATGAAACGTGGTACGAAGAAACATTTCAAGCGCAATAAAAAGGAGTATAAAAGATTGTCGCAACATATCGGTTTAGTTCCTTTAATTTATGTTTCTCCTTCTGATTCTTCCCTTATTGAAGGAGGAAGTGAAGAGCGCCGTCGCCTGATGGATGTTGTTATTTCACAATATGACCATTCTTATATTGAATTGTTAGCTAATTATAATAAGGCTCTCCAGCAGCGTAATGCTCTTTTGAAGATGGAGGAGGAGCCTGATTTGTCCTTGCTTGATATATGGGAACAGGAGATGGCCCGTAATGGCGAGTTGCTCTTTCAGAAACGTCTTGCTTTTGTGGAGGAATTGGTTCCTGTCTTTCAACGAATTTATCAGCAGATTTCTGGTCAACGGGAGATGGTTAGTCTTCGCTATGTCTCTCATTGTCAGCGTGGTTCATTGTTAGATGTTATTCAGCGTGATAGATTCAAGGACCGGGCAGTTGGTTATTCTCTTCATGGTGTACATCGTGATGATCTTGAGATGCTTATAGGTGATTTTCAGATGAAACGTGAGGGAAGTCAAGGACAGAATAAAACTTTTGTGCTTGCTTTGAAGCTTGCTCAATTTGATTTTCTGCGCCGTACTTCTTCAATCACAACCCCTTTGTTGCTGTTAGACGATATCTTTGATAAGTTGGATGCACAAAGAGTAGAATCTATTGTCCAACTTGTTTCTGGTGATAACTTCGGACAAATATTCATTACTGATACGAATCGTGATCATTTGGATAAAATCCTGTCTAAAAGCGATGGTGAATATAAGATATTTACGGTCGAGGGAGGTGATATAGAATTGATGGCAAACAGTTGA
- a CDS encoding Crp/Fnr family transcriptional regulator: MAENRLYDILLSLPLFLGMSRNDLHEAAGKTRFDFLKVSEGEAIVKDGERCLSLFFLLTGEIKVMTDADDHGYNIEEDISAPEIFQPERIFGLNQRFTHTYIAKTDCSIMRLEKQEVLKLSELFEIFRINLLNFISAQTQKMSRRALRVPPRNIEELIIRFFEARCVRPGGEKTFRIKMTRMAKELNDSRLDISKALNNLEAQGLLRLQRERIFIPALEKLLSR, encoded by the coding sequence ATGGCAGAAAACAGATTATACGACATATTACTCTCCCTTCCCCTCTTCCTCGGCATGAGTCGCAACGACTTGCACGAGGCAGCAGGAAAGACACGCTTTGACTTTCTAAAAGTATCAGAGGGAGAAGCCATCGTGAAAGACGGTGAACGGTGCCTCTCTCTCTTCTTTCTACTCACAGGAGAAATCAAGGTCATGACAGATGCAGATGACCATGGCTACAATATCGAAGAAGACATATCTGCTCCTGAAATTTTCCAACCAGAGAGAATCTTCGGACTCAACCAAAGATTTACCCACACGTATATTGCAAAAACCGATTGCAGTATCATGCGACTCGAAAAGCAGGAGGTATTGAAACTCTCCGAATTGTTTGAGATTTTCCGTATCAACTTACTTAACTTTATTTCTGCGCAGACTCAAAAAATGAGCAGAAGAGCCCTGCGTGTACCACCAAGGAATATAGAAGAACTCATTATCCGCTTTTTTGAAGCTCGTTGCGTTCGTCCAGGTGGAGAGAAAACATTCCGTATCAAAATGACCAGAATGGCAAAGGAACTCAACGATAGCAGACTTGACATTTCCAAAGCTCTAAATAATTTGGAAGCACAGGGATTATTACGCTTACAAAGAGAAAGAATTTTTATCCCTGCCCTTGAGAAACTGTTAAGTAGATAA
- a CDS encoding S41 family peptidase produces the protein MNKNKNNRFMPIIMAACVVVGIFLGSFFSNHFSGNRLNIINSGSNRLNNLLHIIDDQYVDAVNIDSLVDEAIPLILAELDPHSVYISAKDAAAATDDLKGSFSGVGVEFVIRDDTIHIQNVIQNGPAEKAGLLAGDKIVAVDGKPFVGKIVTNQEAMHRLKGPKDTKVKIGVVRYGSNKVQTYTVTRGEIPTKSVTAAYMLDKTTGYIRIKNFGENTYPEMLIALAKLSQKGFKNLCIDLRDNSGGYLSAAVNMANEFLSDKKLIVYTQGRKSPRQEYRSDGKGSYQDIPLVVLINEGSASSAEIFAGAMQDNDRATIIGRRSFGKGLVQQQLEFPDHSLIRLTIARYYTPSGRCIQKPYTMGDDKDYEQDLLDRYQHGEFFSQDSIKHTGPAYHTGLGRVVYGGGGITPDIFVPEDTLGMTSYFKEASMSGLILQYAFIYTDNNRPKLNNFKEMMELSDYLVKQDMVEKFANYADKHGLQRRNLLIRKSHKLLERVLNGRIIYNMLNEQAWSQYINQDDPVIKKTLEVFEENAAFPKKPVAVQKAKGKLSNKVSGKAK, from the coding sequence ATGAATAAAAACAAGAACAATCGATTTATGCCAATCATCATGGCCGCTTGTGTCGTGGTGGGTATATTTCTTGGCTCTTTTTTCTCCAACCACTTCTCTGGCAACCGACTCAACATCATCAATAGTGGAAGCAACCGACTCAACAATCTGCTACACATTATAGATGACCAGTATGTTGATGCTGTCAATATCGACTCGTTGGTAGATGAGGCTATTCCATTAATCTTGGCAGAATTAGACCCACACTCTGTCTATATAAGCGCAAAAGATGCGGCTGCAGCAACAGACGACCTCAAAGGCTCATTCTCTGGAGTAGGTGTAGAATTTGTCATCAGAGACGACACCATCCACATTCAGAATGTCATCCAAAACGGACCTGCAGAAAAAGCCGGTCTTTTGGCTGGTGATAAAATCGTAGCAGTAGATGGCAAACCTTTTGTAGGCAAAATTGTCACCAACCAGGAAGCGATGCACCGTTTGAAAGGTCCAAAAGATACAAAAGTTAAAATTGGCGTTGTGCGTTATGGCAGCAATAAAGTACAAACTTATACCGTAACCCGTGGTGAGATTCCAACCAAGAGCGTCACTGCTGCATACATGTTGGATAAAACTACCGGATATATTCGTATTAAGAATTTCGGTGAGAACACCTATCCTGAGATGTTGATAGCTTTAGCTAAGTTGTCACAGAAAGGTTTCAAGAATCTCTGCATCGACCTGCGAGACAACTCCGGCGGTTATCTTTCGGCAGCTGTAAACATGGCTAATGAATTCCTGTCTGATAAAAAGCTGATAGTCTATACACAGGGACGTAAATCTCCACGTCAGGAATATCGCAGCGATGGTAAAGGTTCCTATCAGGATATACCTTTAGTGGTACTTATTAATGAAGGTTCTGCTTCATCTGCAGAAATATTTGCAGGTGCCATGCAGGACAATGACCGCGCCACTATTATCGGCCGCCGCTCTTTTGGTAAAGGTTTGGTACAGCAACAGTTGGAATTCCCAGATCACAGTCTAATCCGACTGACTATTGCAAGGTACTACACTCCTTCCGGACGTTGCATACAGAAGCCATATACCATGGGCGACGATAAAGATTATGAGCAAGATTTACTGGATCGCTACCAGCATGGTGAGTTCTTCTCGCAAGACAGCATCAAGCACACCGGTCCTGCCTACCATACAGGATTGGGCAGAGTGGTATATGGCGGTGGTGGTATCACACCTGACATCTTCGTGCCGGAAGATACGTTGGGCATGACCTCATATTTCAAAGAAGCCAGCATGAGTGGCCTGATTCTTCAATACGCATTCATCTATACAGACAATAATCGTCCTAAGTTGAATAACTTTAAAGAGATGATGGAACTTTCAGATTATCTTGTAAAACAAGACATGGTTGAGAAGTTTGCTAATTATGCAGACAAGCATGGATTACAACGCCGCAATCTGCTGATAAGAAAGTCGCACAAACTTTTAGAGCGTGTACTCAATGGTCGAATTATTTACAACATGCTTAATGAGCAGGCTTGGTCTCAATACATCAATCAGGATGATCCTGTCATCAAGAAAACATTGGAAGTATTCGAGGAAAATGCAGCATTCCCTAAAAAGCCAGTTGCTGTGCAAAAGGCAAAAGGAAAATTATCAAACAAAGTTAGCGGAAAAGCTAAATAA
- a CDS encoding FAD:protein FMN transferase produces the protein MNKKKLIWQLPFLAILVIGTIFIIRQQHVTPYQHDEGFVFGTIYHITYQSDENYQKEIEAELQKVDQSLSPFNKGSIISKINRNENIKVDKMFKEVFQLAENISKETNGAFDITVAPMVNTWGFGFKQGKAPSKETIDSLKAIVGFHKVSLENDYIKKQNPNTMLDCSAIAKGYGSDVVARLLKKKGVENFMVEIGGEVVTCGNSEKRVPWRIGVNKPTDDSLNTNTELQTVLNVTDKAMATSGNYRNFYYKNGKKYAHTIDPKTGYPVQHNILSATVIANNCATADAFATSFMVLGMDGTKKILEKHPELLAYLIYSDAQGKNRVWYSPSIKKILAE, from the coding sequence ATGAACAAGAAGAAATTGATATGGCAACTTCCTTTTCTGGCAATACTGGTTATCGGTACCATCTTTATCATACGCCAGCAACATGTCACCCCTTATCAGCATGACGAGGGTTTCGTTTTCGGAACCATATACCATATAACTTATCAGAGTGACGAAAACTACCAGAAAGAAATTGAGGCCGAACTACAGAAAGTAGATCAATCGCTTTCACCATTTAACAAAGGGTCTATCATTTCTAAAATCAATCGTAACGAGAACATAAAGGTTGACAAAATGTTCAAGGAGGTTTTCCAACTAGCAGAAAATATATCCAAAGAAACCAATGGCGCCTTTGACATTACCGTAGCACCTATGGTCAACACTTGGGGATTCGGATTCAAGCAGGGAAAGGCGCCAAGCAAGGAGACTATAGATAGCCTCAAAGCCATCGTGGGATTTCATAAGGTGAGTCTGGAAAATGACTATATCAAGAAACAGAATCCCAATACAATGTTAGACTGTTCAGCCATCGCAAAAGGATACGGAAGTGATGTCGTAGCCCGCTTACTGAAGAAAAAAGGTGTTGAAAACTTTATGGTTGAAATCGGAGGCGAAGTAGTAACCTGCGGCAATAGTGAAAAAAGAGTACCTTGGCGCATTGGAGTGAATAAGCCTACGGATGATTCACTCAATACTAATACAGAACTCCAGACGGTACTCAACGTCACGGACAAAGCTATGGCAACGAGTGGAAATTATCGTAATTTCTATTACAAAAACGGCAAGAAATATGCACATACCATTGACCCCAAAACCGGTTATCCCGTGCAGCATAATATACTCTCTGCCACAGTAATTGCCAACAATTGCGCAACAGCAGATGCATTTGCCACCTCCTTCATGGTACTTGGCATGGATGGAACAAAGAAAATTCTCGAAAAGCACCCCGAACTACTCGCATACCTGATTTATTCAGATGCCCAAGGTAAAAACAGGGTATGGTATTCTCCATCTATAAAAAAGATTTTAGCAGAATAG
- a CDS encoding DUF721 domain-containing protein, translating to MFRRKVQSMQTLLPDFLRRQGLESPLRQRRLLTSWDDVVGEPIARYTSERFIKNQTLFVKVNNPALRADLSMGRSILVKRLNECAGAQVIVDIKFY from the coding sequence ATGTTTAGAAGAAAAGTACAATCCATGCAGACCTTATTGCCAGACTTTCTGCGGCGTCAAGGTTTAGAGTCACCTCTACGTCAAAGGAGACTTTTGACTTCTTGGGATGATGTGGTAGGGGAGCCTATAGCCCGATATACCAGTGAACGTTTTATCAAAAACCAGACACTGTTCGTAAAGGTGAATAATCCAGCCTTGCGTGCAGATCTATCTATGGGACGTAGCATTTTAGTGAAACGCCTGAACGAATGTGCCGGTGCACAGGTCATTGTTGATATTAAATTTTATTAG
- a CDS encoding dCMP deaminase family protein: MENGLSKQTKLDLRYLRMARIWAENSYCKRRQVGALVVKDKMIISDGYNGTPSGFENICEENDITKPYVLHAEANAITKLARSSNNSDGSTLYVTASPCIECAKLIIQAGIKRVVYAEKYRLNDGIQLMERAGIKVEYLDINQQIAQTENE; this comes from the coding sequence ATGGAGAACGGACTTTCTAAGCAGACAAAACTGGATTTGCGATATTTAAGAATGGCTCGCATTTGGGCAGAAAACAGTTATTGCAAACGCAGACAGGTAGGAGCACTGGTAGTCAAAGATAAAATGATTATCAGTGATGGATACAATGGTACTCCAAGCGGCTTCGAGAATATCTGCGAAGAAAATGATATTACCAAACCGTATGTTCTCCATGCAGAAGCCAATGCCATCACAAAATTGGCAAGAAGCAGCAATAATAGTGACGGCAGTACACTCTACGTAACCGCATCTCCTTGTATAGAATGTGCCAAACTCATCATTCAAGCAGGAATCAAGCGCGTAGTATATGCAGAAAAATACAGACTCAATGATGGAATCCAACTCATGGAAAGAGCAGGGATTAAAGTTGAGTATCTGGATATAAACCAGCAAATTGCTCAAACTGAAAATGAATAG
- a CDS encoding M3 family metallopeptidase: MLDEKNIEKRINPFFESYNTPHNTVPFHRIKLEDYEEAFMEGIRRDDESTDKLINDPAEPTFENTIARVDTEKGEHYYDLLSRVSNVFSCMMSAETCDEMEALAQKLSPILTKHANDITLNKKLFERVKFVHDHPNRELTAEEQMLLDTSYDSFVRSGALLDEEGKEKLRKLTEEASMLTLQFSQNVLKENKAYTLHITDETQLDGLPNTAIAAAAQNAKEQEKEGWIFTLDYPSYSPFMTYSTQRELRKEMYMARNTECTHDNDSNNLEICKRLINLRRELAQLLGYSTYADYVLKHRMASNIENVYKLLNDLIDAYKPTAIKEVKEIEELAKEMEGNDFEMQPWDFSFYSHKLQMKKFNLDAEMLRPYFQLDKVIEGVFGLANKLYGITFKENKEIPVYHPDVKAYEVFDKDGSYLAVFYADFFPRKGKQGGAWMTEFQGQWIDHKGNNVRPHVSVVTNFTKPTEEKPALLTLGEVETFLHEFGHSLHGMFANTRFESLSGTNVWWDFVELPSQFMENYAIEKDFLRTFAFHYETGEPLPDELTERIVKSRNFMAAYACLRQVSFGLLDMAYYTKKDAFTDDIIPFEKKAWEKAMILPQLLDTCMTVTFSHIMAGGYAAGYYSYKWAEVLDADAFSVFKKNGIFDQATAKSFRDNILSKGGTEHPMTLYKRFRGQEPTIDALLERNEIKKNVNVN; this comes from the coding sequence ATGCTTGATGAAAAGAATATAGAAAAGAGAATAAATCCATTTTTCGAATCTTATAATACGCCGCACAACACGGTGCCATTCCATCGTATAAAACTTGAAGATTACGAAGAGGCTTTCATGGAGGGAATACGTCGCGATGATGAATCTACAGATAAGCTTATCAACGACCCCGCAGAGCCTACCTTCGAGAATACCATTGCGCGTGTAGATACAGAAAAGGGAGAACATTATTACGACCTTCTGAGTCGAGTTTCCAACGTTTTTTCCTGCATGATGAGTGCGGAAACCTGTGACGAAATGGAAGCTTTGGCACAGAAGCTAAGTCCTATCCTCACCAAGCATGCCAATGACATCACTCTGAACAAGAAGTTATTTGAAAGAGTCAAGTTTGTACATGATCATCCCAACCGAGAGTTGACAGCAGAAGAACAGATGCTGCTCGATACAAGTTATGATAGTTTTGTAAGAAGTGGTGCCTTGCTCGATGAAGAAGGAAAGGAAAAACTCCGCAAACTGACAGAAGAAGCCAGTATGCTCACACTCCAGTTTTCTCAAAATGTATTAAAGGAGAACAAAGCATATACACTGCATATAACAGACGAGACCCAGCTGGACGGTCTTCCTAATACAGCCATAGCAGCAGCTGCCCAGAATGCCAAGGAGCAAGAAAAAGAGGGATGGATATTTACGTTAGATTATCCAAGCTACTCTCCTTTCATGACTTACTCTACACAGCGTGAGTTACGAAAGGAAATGTATATGGCACGCAATACAGAGTGTACCCATGACAATGACTCCAACAATCTGGAAATCTGCAAGCGCCTCATCAACCTTCGACGCGAACTGGCTCAGCTTTTGGGTTACAGTACCTATGCAGACTATGTACTCAAGCATCGCATGGCAAGCAATATAGAAAATGTCTATAAACTTCTGAATGATCTCATTGATGCCTATAAACCAACTGCTATCAAGGAGGTGAAGGAAATCGAAGAACTGGCAAAGGAGATGGAAGGTAACGATTTCGAAATGCAGCCATGGGACTTCAGTTTCTATTCACACAAACTCCAGATGAAGAAATTCAATCTGGATGCCGAAATGCTACGACCATATTTCCAGTTGGACAAAGTGATCGAGGGAGTATTCGGTCTTGCAAACAAGTTATATGGAATCACCTTCAAAGAAAACAAGGAAATACCGGTATATCACCCTGACGTAAAAGCATACGAAGTATTCGATAAAGACGGCAGTTATCTCGCTGTATTCTATGCAGACTTCTTCCCACGAAAGGGTAAACAAGGAGGGGCATGGATGACTGAATTCCAAGGTCAATGGATAGACCATAAAGGCAACAATGTACGACCTCATGTAAGCGTAGTGACTAATTTCACCAAGCCTACAGAGGAAAAGCCTGCTCTTCTGACATTAGGAGAAGTAGAGACATTCCTGCACGAATTCGGTCACAGTTTACATGGTATGTTTGCCAACACCCGTTTTGAAAGCCTTTCAGGTACAAACGTCTGGTGGGACTTCGTAGAATTACCATCCCAATTTATGGAGAACTATGCCATAGAAAAAGATTTTCTACGCACATTTGCCTTCCATTATGAAACAGGCGAGCCTTTACCTGACGAACTGACAGAGCGCATCGTCAAAAGCCGCAACTTCATGGCGGCTTATGCGTGCTTGAGACAGGTAAGTTTTGGACTTCTTGATATGGCATATTACACGAAAAAAGATGCGTTCACAGACGACATCATCCCATTCGAAAAGAAAGCATGGGAAAAGGCCATGATTCTACCTCAGTTACTAGACACCTGTATGACTGTAACCTTCTCCCACATCATGGCTGGTGGATATGCTGCGGGATACTACAGCTACAAATGGGCTGAAGTACTGGATGCTGATGCATTCAGCGTTTTCAAGAAAAATGGTATCTTCGATCAAGCTACAGCAAAAAGTTTCAGAGATAATATTTTGTCTAAAGGAGGAACAGAACACCCAATGACATTATATAAGCGATTCCGTGGTCAAGAACCTACGATAGATGCCTTGCTTGAGAGAAACGAAATAAAGAAAAATGTGAATGTTAATTAA
- a CDS encoding DUF6452 family protein — translation MRKIIPTILFAIITMVSCSTLDCPLNNTVYTKYKLDGNVTQLTGSYITISTNKRDGEDSILINKDENVDSFMLPMSYTNAADTLYFEIQDVQERVFNDTLIVAKDNHPHFESIDCSPSYFHTITGVTTTHHLIDSVVINHKDVNFDATKSHFLIYFGTRD, via the coding sequence ATGCGGAAAATAATTCCTACCATCCTGTTCGCCATCATAACGATGGTGAGTTGTTCCACGCTCGACTGTCCCCTCAACAATACGGTATATACCAAATACAAACTGGACGGAAACGTAACACAACTCACAGGTTCATACATAACCATCTCGACAAACAAAAGAGATGGAGAAGACAGCATTCTCATCAATAAGGATGAGAATGTAGATAGCTTTATGCTACCGATGAGTTATACAAATGCAGCAGACACACTCTATTTCGAGATTCAAGATGTCCAAGAGCGTGTATTCAATGATACCCTCATCGTAGCAAAAGACAATCATCCACATTTCGAATCTATCGATTGCAGTCCGTCCTACTTCCATACGATTACGGGAGTTACGACGACTCACCACTTGATAGATTCTGTAGTCATCAACCATAAAGACGTAAATTTTGATGCAACGAAATCTCATTTCCTCATATATTTCGGCACTCGCGATTAG
- the ribH gene encoding 6,7-dimethyl-8-ribityllumazine synthase, whose amino-acid sequence MATALHNLSDYDFTKVPDASNMCFGIVVAEWNPEVTGALLDGAVKTLEKHGALSENIHVKTVPGSFELIYGAHQMVLNGGYDAVIILGCVIRGETPHFDYICQGVTYGIARLNATQEIPVIYGLLTTNDLQQAQDRCGGKLGNKGDECAIDAIKMAKF is encoded by the coding sequence ATGGCAACAGCACTTCATAATTTATCAGACTACGACTTTACCAAGGTGCCAGACGCAAGCAATATGTGCTTTGGCATCGTGGTAGCAGAATGGAATCCTGAGGTAACAGGTGCCTTGCTTGACGGAGCTGTCAAGACTTTGGAAAAGCATGGCGCTCTTTCTGAAAACATTCATGTAAAGACTGTTCCTGGCAGCTTTGAACTCATTTATGGTGCTCACCAGATGGTACTCAACGGTGGTTACGATGCTGTCATCATACTTGGATGCGTCATACGCGGTGAAACTCCACATTTCGACTATATCTGTCAAGGAGTTACCTATGGTATAGCTCGCTTAAATGCCACACAGGAAATCCCTGTCATCTATGGCCTGTTAACAACAAATGACCTGCAGCAGGCTCAAGACCGCTGTGGTGGCAAACTTGGCAACAAGGGTGACGAATGTGCTATTGATGCTATTAAA